From one Bacteroidales bacterium genomic stretch:
- a CDS encoding metallophosphoesterase codes for MKNDKTVTWFHLSDYHLNNEAYSTKRKAITKELLNDIQNQFKSQKDLNNIDFILLTGDLTYHGNFEEFELVYKEFISPLIKILNIKNNQVFIVPGNHEVYRNDETNLRVKIQEKLPINHFTALIEKLKNNKPDLNSIFNPFKNYNDFIKKYFPHILSDHGFYKYPLKLNEKITIEITGINTAWIAKGGNEEKGKLSAGYPFISNSIDIENNSIFRLTLMHHPMKWMYQFGDDTKLFEEFLKNQDMVFYGHLHETNFDPFLLVDTIYNPAGAAFNNDILERFWYSFGSFNIEEKHVKIHGREYRKEGKREKFYNMPWSPFQRSINQGKRLYNNDKKIERIDSMFDNAVQNDLGTIPNIIEELGIPYVEITEVTEKKYGILKGILILHGVSRYTTFQNIIFSTNDKISKNLATASLLNSSQKKIDNLIQGGPLLLFSGRQQDIIRTASESLLSLISQSLLITLVSKMRGENKEDIENEFLGLEKRGVFKIENEYFPFTGEQVISISLEEAIEKEISKPENFSEKDKNNIIEVALELLENHDLDYLEKAWLLILLNSQRKKINSSNYEKLKDIVINQIESSHPIYLLIALNLITNKKLLLKYAQLSVTHNNIIRTREKYADTLLAYGDICKKEKYIDDAQRCIKKAIEVLEQELKEEKNTITSANLFIKVGEIYEKNLGDNINASIQYSKGINILSEKIEKIQDDKEKSKIFESIGNIQLVKLHDYQNAIKNYKKGLQLEDRWQIWGGIASAIEEQAKKKESQGEISTHLWRLVVKNHLNAIERIEKPEIQAQAWIEVGDIRKDKLKTKKNWKEAYLKSIECLEHYLNNTVDVSDKSKTFEYIGDIQLVKLHNYQNALKNYNKGLQLEDRWQIWRGIASAIEEQAKKKESQGEISKHLWRLVVKNHLNAIERIEKPEIQAQAWIKIGDIRKEKLKTKKNWKVAYLESIKCLESYLVIVEDKTEKSKIFENIGDIQFEKLHDYKNAIRNYNKGLEIADRWQIWRGIAFVVEEQTKEKESQGLICTQEWKLVVKNHLNAIERIEETEIKAQAWEKVGDIKKDKLNDEKGSKKAYNKSIIFFKSALEITNNEGDKTYILKTIDDIRKKCRQEK; via the coding sequence ATGAAAAACGACAAGACTGTAACATGGTTTCATCTCTCAGATTATCATTTAAACAATGAGGCTTATTCCACAAAAAGAAAGGCAATTACTAAAGAGTTACTTAATGATATTCAAAATCAATTTAAAAGTCAAAAAGATTTAAATAATATTGATTTTATTTTACTCACAGGAGATTTGACCTATCATGGAAATTTTGAAGAATTTGAATTGGTATATAAAGAATTTATAAGTCCTTTAATAAAAATTTTAAATATAAAAAACAATCAAGTTTTTATAGTTCCCGGAAATCATGAAGTATATAGAAATGATGAAACTAACCTAAGAGTGAAAATTCAAGAAAAATTACCAATAAATCATTTCACAGCTCTGATTGAAAAACTAAAGAACAATAAACCCGATTTAAATTCAATTTTTAACCCTTTTAAGAACTATAATGATTTTATTAAAAAATATTTTCCTCATATTCTCTCTGATCATGGATTTTATAAATATCCTTTAAAACTAAATGAAAAAATTACCATTGAGATTACTGGCATTAATACTGCTTGGATAGCAAAAGGAGGAAATGAAGAGAAAGGAAAACTTTCTGCTGGCTATCCGTTTATTTCCAACTCAATAGATATTGAAAACAATTCTATTTTTAGACTTACCTTAATGCATCACCCCATGAAGTGGATGTATCAATTCGGTGATGACACTAAATTATTTGAGGAATTCTTGAAAAATCAAGATATGGTATTTTATGGACACTTACACGAAACTAATTTTGATCCATTTTTATTAGTTGATACTATTTATAATCCGGCGGGGGCTGCTTTCAACAATGATATTCTTGAACGATTCTGGTATTCATTTGGAAGTTTTAATATTGAAGAAAAACATGTAAAAATACATGGACGTGAATATCGCAAAGAAGGGAAAAGGGAAAAATTTTATAATATGCCTTGGTCACCTTTTCAACGCTCGATTAATCAAGGTAAAAGACTCTATAATAATGATAAAAAAATTGAAAGAATTGATTCAATGTTTGATAATGCAGTACAAAACGATCTTGGCACGATTCCAAATATAATTGAAGAATTAGGAATTCCATATGTTGAAATAACAGAAGTGACCGAAAAAAAATATGGCATATTAAAAGGTATTCTGATTTTGCATGGTGTTTCTCGATATACAACATTTCAAAATATAATTTTTTCAACTAATGATAAAATCTCTAAAAACTTGGCTACTGCAAGTCTTTTAAATTCTTCTCAAAAGAAAATAGATAATTTAATACAAGGAGGACCTTTATTGTTATTTTCTGGACGCCAACAAGATATAATTAGAACGGCATCAGAAAGTCTTCTTTCGCTTATTTCTCAATCATTACTAATAACTTTAGTGTCAAAAATGAGAGGAGAAAATAAAGAGGACATCGAAAATGAATTTTTAGGATTGGAAAAAAGAGGAGTTTTTAAAATTGAGAATGAATATTTTCCTTTCACTGGTGAACAAGTTATATCAATCTCTTTGGAAGAAGCTATTGAAAAAGAGATATCTAAACCAGAAAATTTCTCTGAAAAAGATAAAAATAACATAATAGAGGTAGCTTTAGAACTTTTAGAAAACCATGATTTGGATTATTTAGAAAAAGCTTGGTTATTGATATTACTAAATTCTCAAAGAAAAAAAATAAATAGTAGTAATTATGAGAAGTTGAAAGATATAGTGATTAATCAAATTGAAAGTTCCCATCCTATCTATCTGCTGATTGCTTTAAATCTTATCACAAATAAAAAATTACTTTTAAAGTATGCTCAACTTTCTGTAACTCATAATAATATTATTAGAACACGAGAAAAATATGCAGATACATTATTGGCATACGGGGATATTTGTAAAAAAGAGAAATATATTGATGATGCTCAAAGATGCATTAAAAAAGCTATTGAAGTTTTAGAGCAAGAACTAAAAGAAGAAAAGAATACAATTACTTCTGCCAATTTATTTATAAAAGTTGGAGAAATTTATGAAAAGAATTTAGGTGATAACATTAATGCGAGTATACAATATAGCAAAGGCATAAATATATTAAGTGAAAAGATTGAGAAAATTCAAGACGATAAGGAAAAATCCAAAATATTTGAAAGCATTGGTAATATTCAACTTGTAAAATTACATGACTACCAAAATGCAATAAAAAATTACAAAAAAGGACTTCAATTGGAAGATAGGTGGCAAATTTGGGGAGGAATTGCATCTGCTATTGAAGAACAAGCAAAAAAGAAAGAAAGTCAAGGTGAAATTAGCACACACCTATGGAGACTTGTTGTCAAAAATCATCTTAATGCAATTGAAAGAATTGAAAAACCTGAAATACAAGCACAAGCTTGGATTGAAGTTGGTGATATAAGAAAAGACAAATTGAAGACGAAGAAGAACTGGAAAGAAGCTTATTTAAAGTCTATTGAATGCTTAGAACATTATTTGAATAATACTGTGGACGTATCAGATAAGTCTAAAACATTTGAATACATTGGTGATATTCAATTAGTAAAATTACATAACTACCAAAATGCACTTAAAAATTATAATAAAGGACTTCAATTGGAAGATAGGTGGCAAATTTGGAGAGGAATTGCATCTGCTATTGAAGAACAAGCAAAAAAGAAAGAAAGTCAAGGTGAAATTAGCAAACACCTATGGAGACTTGTTGTCAAAAATCATCTTAATGCAATTGAAAGAATTGAAAAACCTGAAATACAAGCACAAGCTTGGATTAAGATAGGTGACATAAGAAAAGAAAAGTTGAAAACTAAGAAAAACTGGAAAGTAGCATATTTGGAATCTATTAAGTGTTTAGAAAGTTATTTAGTTATAGTTGAGGATAAAACAGAAAAATCTAAAATATTTGAGAACATTGGTGATATTCAGTTCGAGAAATTACATGACTACAAAAATGCAATAAGAAATTACAACAAAGGTCTAGAAATAGCAGATAGGTGGCAAATATGGCGAGGGATTGCTTTTGTCGTTGAAGAACAGACAAAAGAAAAAGAAAGTCAAGGATTAATTTGTACTCAAGAATGGAAACTTGTTGTCAAAAATCACTTGAATGCAATTGAAAGAATTGAAGAAACTGAAATAAAGGCTCAAGCATGGGAGAAAGTAGGTGATATAAAAAAAGATAAATTAAATGATGAAAAAGGCAGTAAAAAAGCTTATAATAAAAGTATAATTTTTTTTAAAAGCGCATTAGAAATTACTAATAATGAGGGGGATAAAACATATATTTTAAAAACAATAGATGATATAAGAAAAAAATGTAGACAAGAAAAATGA